In Acidimicrobiia bacterium, one DNA window encodes the following:
- a CDS encoding MOSC N-terminal beta barrel domain-containing protein, whose translation MRVVELWRYPVKSLQGEQLDTAAVTASGIDGDRSFAIFDVDTGFGLTARRVPELLFASARLQDGGGIEITLPDGSMTRDNGALSEWLGRRVMLRSADADVTRRYENPVDFEHEATSDWSPFDGSNAAFHDSAFAQVSLVSTGTIAGWDRRRFRANILVDGDDEDSLVGSQVALGDSRLNVAVRIPRCVMTTRPQPNGIERDLDVLRTINRERDGCLAVGALVVQPGTARVGDALTPI comes from the coding sequence GTGAGGGTCGTCGAGCTGTGGCGGTATCCCGTGAAGTCGCTCCAGGGCGAACAGCTCGACACGGCCGCGGTGACCGCCAGTGGCATCGACGGGGATCGTTCGTTCGCGATCTTCGACGTCGACACCGGCTTCGGGCTCACCGCGCGTCGCGTTCCCGAACTGTTGTTCGCGTCGGCACGGTTGCAGGATGGCGGTGGCATCGAGATCACCTTGCCCGACGGCTCAATGACGCGCGACAACGGCGCGCTGTCGGAATGGCTCGGCCGGCGGGTGATGCTGCGCTCGGCCGACGCCGACGTGACCCGACGTTACGAGAACCCGGTGGATTTCGAGCACGAGGCCACCAGTGACTGGTCACCGTTCGACGGGTCCAACGCGGCCTTCCACGACTCGGCGTTCGCGCAGGTCTCGCTCGTGTCGACCGGCACGATCGCCGGGTGGGATCGGCGCCGGTTCCGCGCCAACATTCTCGTCGACGGTGACGACGAGGACTCGCTGGTCGGTTCCCAGGTGGCGCTCGGCGACTCGCGGCTCAACGTAGCCGTACGCATTCCCCGCTGCGTGATGACAACTCGGCCGCAACCGAACGGAATCGAGCGCGACCTCGACGTGCTCCGAACGATCAACCGTGAGCGTGACGGATGCCTCGCGGTGGGCGCCCTCGTCGTGCAACCCGGAACCGCGCGCGTCGGTGACGCGCTCACCCCGATCTGA
- a CDS encoding nuclear transport factor 2 family protein, which translates to MSRLGTWTPTTAEERLDRMESLAALRQLPFRYALALDSRDMDALVELFVPDVRVGRDESGREALKRWFTQTMSGPKTSVHFVGNHIVDFDDADHAHGIVYCRDELERPDTEKWEIGMLQYWDSYVRVDDEWCFQRRRFHRWYIVDALTRPRHGAGVNEGGDGLTTHQLPEAFETWGRFWERGER; encoded by the coding sequence ATGTCACGACTCGGAACCTGGACGCCCACCACCGCAGAGGAGCGGCTGGACCGCATGGAGTCCCTCGCCGCTCTCCGCCAACTGCCCTTCCGATACGCACTCGCGCTCGACTCGAGAGACATGGACGCTCTCGTCGAGCTGTTCGTGCCCGATGTCCGGGTTGGGCGGGACGAAAGCGGCCGGGAAGCGCTGAAGCGTTGGTTCACCCAGACGATGAGCGGGCCGAAGACGTCCGTGCACTTCGTCGGGAACCACATCGTCGACTTCGACGACGCCGACCACGCGCACGGGATCGTGTACTGCCGGGACGAGCTCGAGCGGCCTGACACCGAGAAGTGGGAAATCGGCATGCTCCAGTACTGGGACTCGTACGTGCGCGTCGACGATGAATGGTGCTTCCAGCGGCGCCGGTTCCATCGCTGGTACATCGTCGACGCGCTCACCCGTCCGCGGCATGGCGCGGGCGTCAACGAAGGAGGCGACGGGCTCACCACGCATCAGCTCCCCGAGGCCTTCGAGACCTGGGGGCGCTTCTGGGAACGTGGTGAGCGGTGA
- a CDS encoding magnesium transporter → MAARFRALLRSDAAGVRAGFVALLISSGGDLLAGLTLGSITGTLEALPGLLVLVPAAIGMRGNVFGALGSRLSTAIHTGTFQLSRRRDTVVGQNLAASISLSLSISLVLAVLAKVISVGFGLENTISIADFVVISVIGGFLSSIVVMAITVGVATLSVRRDWDLDNVAAPIVTAAGDVVTLPALFLATYLVGLNWVTPIVAVVCAIVGLVALVTSVRSRAPILRRIARESIPILVLAGTIDVIAGLTIEKRFSSFIVYPALLVLVPPFLEDSGALGSILGARVSTKLHLGTLQPARWRLRAVADDVLLVILYAVPVFLLLGVSADIAAAVVGLESPGSLEMIAVAMVAGAISTTFAVLVGFYGAVASYRLGLDPDNHAIPIVTSSLDLLGALALILAIVALGLT, encoded by the coding sequence GTGGCTGCGCGCTTTCGCGCGCTGTTGCGCTCGGATGCTGCAGGCGTCCGCGCGGGCTTCGTCGCGCTCCTGATCAGCTCGGGCGGTGACCTCCTCGCCGGGCTGACGCTCGGTTCCATCACCGGAACTCTCGAAGCGCTTCCGGGTCTCCTCGTGCTCGTTCCCGCCGCGATCGGAATGCGCGGCAACGTGTTCGGCGCGCTGGGGAGCCGCCTCAGCACCGCGATCCACACCGGAACGTTCCAACTGTCGCGGCGCCGCGACACGGTTGTCGGACAGAACCTCGCGGCTTCGATCTCGCTCTCGCTCTCGATCTCCCTCGTGCTCGCGGTGCTGGCCAAGGTGATCTCGGTGGGCTTCGGTCTCGAGAACACGATCTCGATCGCCGATTTCGTGGTGATCTCGGTAATCGGCGGGTTCCTCTCGTCGATCGTGGTGATGGCCATCACAGTGGGAGTTGCGACGCTCTCGGTCCGGCGCGACTGGGACCTCGACAATGTCGCTGCACCGATCGTGACGGCGGCCGGCGACGTGGTCACGCTGCCCGCCCTGTTCCTCGCGACCTACCTCGTCGGGCTCAACTGGGTCACGCCGATCGTCGCGGTGGTGTGCGCGATCGTCGGACTCGTCGCGTTGGTCACCAGCGTGCGGTCGCGCGCGCCCATCCTGCGGCGCATTGCTCGCGAGTCGATCCCCATCCTGGTTCTCGCAGGCACGATCGACGTGATCGCGGGCCTCACCATCGAGAAGCGGTTCTCGTCGTTCATCGTGTATCCGGCGCTGCTCGTGCTCGTGCCGCCGTTCCTCGAGGACTCGGGCGCGCTCGGCAGCATCCTGGGGGCGCGGGTGTCGACCAAGCTGCACCTCGGCACGCTCCAGCCCGCCCGATGGCGCCTGCGCGCGGTTGCCGACGACGTGCTGCTCGTAATCCTCTACGCGGTACCCGTCTTCCTGTTGCTCGGCGTGTCGGCCGACATCGCGGCGGCCGTCGTCGGCCTGGAGAGCCCGGGTTCGCTCGAGATGATCGCCGTCGCCATGGTTGCAGGCGCGATCTCCACGACGTTCGCGGTGCTGGTGGGCTTCTACGGCGCGGTCGCGTCGTACCGGCTCGGCCTTGACCCCGACAACCACGCGATCCCGATCGTCACGTCGAGCCTCGACTTGCTCGGAGCGCTCGCGCTGATTCTCGCGATCGTCGCGTTGGGGCTGACCTAA